A single region of the Leptothrix cholodnii SP-6 genome encodes:
- the edd gene encoding phosphogluconate dehydratase, with translation MKPQIADITQRIRERSRPTRDAYLARTRAAAARPRGADRMGCANVAHAFAALPGADKFRVVAEKAPNIGIITAYNDMLSAHQPYEGFPAVIRDEAHKLGATVQVAGGVPAMCDGVTQGLPGMELSLFSRDTIAMATAVGLTHDVFDAALLLGVCDKIVPGLLIGALHFGHLPCVFVPAGPMSTGLSNSDKSKVREQFAQGLVGRDKLLEAESAAYHGAGTCTFYGTANSNQMLLEAMGLHVPGSAFVHPHAQLREELTRAAVRQVLAIRQGQRLADGSGGDRYRPIGELVDERCIVNAMIALLATGGSTNHLIHWVAVARSAGILIDWTDFSELSGCVPLLARVYPNGKADVNQFQSAGGPGFVLRELLDSGCLHGDVMTVADGGMAAYGTLPAFGADGRLAWAPLPAESGDESIVRKASAPFGETGGLKLLAGNLGRGVMKVSAVPEDRHVIEAPAIVFNSQDELHVAFKKGELERDFVAVVRFQGPKANGMPELHKLTPPLAVLQDRGFRVALVTDGRMSGASGKVPAAIHVSPEVLAGGPLGKVRSGDIVRVDAVTGTLDALVSAEEWAARAIEDRPAAVAEEAAYGLGRELFGGMRRSVLTAEEGAITWL, from the coding sequence ATGAAGCCCCAGATCGCCGACATCACCCAGCGCATCCGCGAACGCAGCCGCCCGACGCGTGACGCCTACCTCGCCCGCACCCGTGCCGCCGCCGCCCGTCCCAGAGGCGCCGACCGCATGGGCTGCGCCAACGTGGCGCACGCCTTTGCCGCGCTGCCGGGCGCCGACAAGTTCCGCGTGGTGGCCGAGAAGGCACCCAACATCGGCATCATCACCGCCTACAACGACATGCTCTCGGCGCACCAGCCGTACGAGGGCTTCCCGGCCGTGATCCGCGACGAGGCGCACAAGCTCGGCGCCACCGTGCAGGTCGCCGGCGGCGTGCCGGCGATGTGCGACGGCGTCACCCAAGGCCTGCCCGGCATGGAGCTGAGCCTGTTCTCGCGCGACACCATCGCGATGGCCACCGCGGTCGGCCTGACGCACGACGTGTTCGATGCCGCGCTGCTGCTGGGCGTGTGCGACAAGATCGTGCCCGGCCTCTTGATCGGCGCGCTGCATTTCGGCCACCTGCCGTGCGTGTTCGTGCCGGCCGGGCCGATGAGCACGGGCCTGTCCAACAGCGACAAGTCCAAGGTGCGCGAGCAGTTCGCACAAGGCCTGGTCGGCCGCGACAAGCTGCTCGAAGCCGAATCGGCCGCCTACCACGGCGCCGGCACCTGCACCTTCTACGGCACCGCCAACAGCAACCAGATGCTGCTCGAGGCGATGGGCCTGCACGTGCCGGGCTCGGCCTTCGTGCACCCGCACGCCCAGCTTCGCGAGGAACTCACCCGCGCCGCGGTGCGCCAGGTGCTCGCCATCCGCCAGGGCCAGCGCCTCGCCGACGGGTCGGGCGGCGATCGATACCGGCCGATCGGCGAATTGGTCGACGAGCGCTGCATCGTCAACGCCATGATCGCGCTGCTCGCCACCGGCGGCTCCACCAACCACCTGATCCACTGGGTGGCGGTGGCGCGCTCGGCCGGCATCCTGATCGACTGGACCGACTTCTCCGAGCTGTCGGGCTGCGTGCCGCTGCTGGCCCGCGTCTATCCGAACGGCAAGGCCGACGTCAACCAGTTCCAGAGCGCCGGCGGCCCCGGCTTCGTGCTGCGCGAGCTGCTCGACAGCGGCTGCCTGCACGGCGACGTCATGACCGTGGCCGACGGCGGCATGGCCGCCTACGGCACGCTGCCGGCGTTCGGTGCCGACGGCCGGCTGGCCTGGGCGCCGCTGCCGGCCGAGTCGGGCGACGAGTCCATCGTGCGCAAGGCCAGCGCCCCGTTCGGCGAGACCGGCGGCCTCAAGCTGCTGGCCGGCAACCTCGGCCGCGGCGTGATGAAGGTCAGCGCGGTGCCCGAAGACCGCCACGTCATCGAAGCGCCCGCGATCGTCTTCAACAGCCAGGACGAACTGCACGTCGCCTTCAAGAAGGGCGAACTCGAACGCGACTTCGTCGCCGTCGTGCGCTTCCAGGGCCCCAAGGCGAACGGCATGCCCGAGCTGCACAAGCTGACCCCGCCGCTGGCGGTGCTGCAGGACCGCGGCTTCCGCGTCGCGCTGGTCACCGACGGCCGCATGAGCGGCGCTTCGGGCAAGGTGCCGGCCGCCATCCACGTCAGCCCCGAAGTGCTGGCCGGTGGGCCGCTGGGCAAGGTTCGCAGCGGCGACATCGTGCGGGTCGACGCCGTCACCGGCACGCTCGACGCCCTGGTGAGTGCCGAGGAATGGGCCGCCCGTGCCATCGAGGACCGTCCCGCCGCCGTGGCCGAAGAGGCCGCCTACGGCCTTGGCCGCGAACTCTTCGGCGGCATGCGCCGCAGCGTGCTGACCGCCGAAGAAGGCGCGATCACCTGGCTGTGA
- a CDS encoding DEAD/DEAH box helicase, with translation MTPSPADPALDIARDLPRLPHDALNALHALALGAAPRPRTWVMGLMVELGWRDSQNRRYTNDSVRVALALLAEQAWIAEASTKPGFWQIHPLVLSAVYRHLLDQYPSADLLAALVRHEHFGGLGGARGYDHFPTVEAGCALTRLSLLSGHGPAEVERLKAGCAWGMSWEHVFGRAVLDVLDQPLFNHLHPAVQVEVLNHELAQLNGHWLAQTALPAASLTETLLAWRGRPATHAGASGAGLDLAALRLNWAETLLLAGRHDEIAAVMQPLVQQHPAWAPVAQVLDAARLSRQADWPQALAGYEQALAQMKKDTGQRKGLLSLTLATPYVLSLMAQREPAQWQVALKFCLAEAGKRSPSPDTAWGLMALALQMRLGEARRDLSLMRPHSRTPYVMTLDWWRWLMRAWLTEQGDAPEDATLEGATLDPHDQAAAALLRRRLVSAGHLGLVEQLDAALAVIQHQPSPEWFFVPPPRAGWEVALAALAAIGSGAPAGPAGGAALAETRLWWQLDVSPQGALRAITPLEQKQGPRGWGKGKVVGLARLAKTESLPPWDAAVARCIRQNTADRSLRIDLAAAAAALIGHPLAAWADAPDLPVTLVEASPEIEVIDHGDTLQVRLTPPPRSGLDDDGEADLNDDWGRRWQPSAAELKEAEALRGLTLLRDEPQRARVIRYSAAQKRVAQLVGAGLTVPKSAVAQLQPVLHNLGAHFHIHADELQASREVPADPRLRAELTPEGDGVRLRLVVAPFGDDGPRQTPGHGRARLIAAVKGETLGAQRDLAAELGHLETVMDACPMLTPLPVPRTPGQLVPAQWAIENADATLALIERLHSLNAVAALDWPKGRSIRVDSVGIGQLSVQVQSGNEWLALQGGLQVDEKLVFSLGQLLDWSDSSRSRFVPLGEGRYLALTEELRARLDDLAAVAELQRKAGETTARLAPVAAAWLDSALAGAQVQTDGAFQDRLETLVRAQHWAPGLPATLQAQLRPYQEEGYQWAMRLAEAGLGAVLADDMGLGKTLQALAVLLERAAGGPALVVAPTSLIGNWQAEARRFAPTLNLLAYAEGDERGNRDALIEAAGPGDVIVVSYQMQQVNAEAFAGRSWHTLVLDEAQAIKNAAAKRSQAAFELSAGFRLALSGTPIENRLTELWSIMRVCNPGLLGTLAQFNSRFAVPIERDRHRGAQRTLRRLIAPFILRRSKAEVLDDLPPRTEQTLMVQGNATEQAHYEALRRQALRDAERAMSADGAGQAHLNILAQLMRLRRAACDPRLVTPDLVQPGAKVMAFGELAAELVANGHKALVFSQFVDFLALLREPLDAAGLRYQYLDGSTPSAERTRRVAAFQAGEGDFFLISLKAGGFGLNLTVADYVVIADPWWNPAAEDQASGRAHRIGQQRPVTVYRLVNKGTLEEKIVALHADKRELADSVLEADRDGRQGAGVLKVDELMSLMMG, from the coding sequence ATGACCCCATCCCCCGCCGATCCGGCCCTCGACATCGCGCGCGACCTGCCGCGCCTGCCCCATGACGCACTGAACGCCCTGCACGCGCTGGCGCTGGGCGCCGCGCCCCGGCCGCGCACCTGGGTGATGGGCCTGATGGTCGAGCTCGGCTGGCGCGACAGCCAGAACCGCCGCTACACCAACGACAGCGTGCGGGTGGCGCTGGCCCTGCTGGCCGAGCAGGCCTGGATCGCCGAGGCCTCCACCAAGCCGGGCTTCTGGCAGATCCATCCGCTGGTGCTGAGCGCGGTCTACCGCCACCTGCTCGACCAGTACCCGAGCGCCGACCTGCTGGCCGCGCTGGTGCGCCACGAACACTTCGGCGGCCTGGGCGGCGCGCGCGGCTACGACCATTTCCCGACCGTCGAAGCCGGCTGCGCGCTGACACGGCTGTCGCTGCTGAGCGGCCACGGGCCGGCCGAGGTCGAGCGCCTGAAAGCCGGCTGCGCCTGGGGCATGAGCTGGGAGCACGTGTTCGGCCGCGCCGTGCTCGACGTGCTCGACCAGCCCCTGTTCAACCACCTGCACCCCGCCGTGCAGGTCGAGGTGCTCAACCACGAGCTGGCCCAGCTCAACGGCCACTGGCTGGCGCAGACCGCCCTGCCGGCGGCCAGCCTGACCGAGACGCTGCTGGCCTGGCGCGGCCGGCCGGCCACCCATGCCGGCGCATCGGGCGCCGGCCTCGACCTCGCCGCGCTGCGCCTGAACTGGGCCGAGACCCTGCTGCTGGCCGGCCGCCACGACGAGATCGCCGCCGTGATGCAGCCGCTGGTGCAGCAGCACCCGGCCTGGGCGCCGGTGGCGCAGGTGCTCGACGCCGCGCGCCTGAGCCGCCAGGCCGATTGGCCGCAGGCGCTGGCCGGCTACGAACAGGCGCTGGCGCAGATGAAGAAGGACACCGGCCAGCGCAAGGGCCTGCTGTCGCTGACGCTGGCCACGCCGTATGTGCTGTCGCTGATGGCGCAGCGCGAGCCGGCGCAGTGGCAGGTCGCGCTCAAGTTCTGCCTGGCCGAAGCCGGCAAGCGCAGTCCCAGCCCCGACACCGCCTGGGGCCTGATGGCACTGGCGCTGCAGATGCGCCTGGGCGAGGCGCGCCGTGACCTGTCGCTGATGCGCCCGCACAGCCGCACGCCCTACGTGATGACGCTCGACTGGTGGCGCTGGCTGATGCGCGCCTGGCTGACCGAACAGGGCGACGCGCCCGAAGACGCCACGCTCGAAGGCGCCACGCTCGACCCCCACGACCAGGCCGCCGCCGCGCTGCTGCGCCGCCGCCTGGTGTCGGCCGGCCATCTGGGCCTGGTCGAGCAGCTCGACGCCGCGCTGGCGGTGATCCAGCACCAGCCCAGCCCGGAGTGGTTCTTCGTGCCGCCGCCTCGGGCCGGCTGGGAAGTGGCGCTGGCCGCGCTGGCCGCCATCGGCAGCGGCGCGCCGGCCGGCCCGGCCGGGGGCGCCGCGCTGGCCGAGACGCGGCTGTGGTGGCAGCTCGACGTCAGCCCGCAGGGCGCGCTGCGCGCCATCACGCCGCTCGAGCAGAAACAGGGCCCGCGCGGCTGGGGCAAGGGCAAGGTGGTGGGCCTGGCCCGCCTCGCCAAGACCGAGAGCCTGCCGCCGTGGGACGCCGCGGTGGCGCGCTGCATCCGCCAGAACACCGCCGACCGCAGCCTGCGCATCGACCTGGCTGCTGCCGCCGCCGCGCTGATCGGCCATCCGCTGGCGGCCTGGGCCGACGCACCCGATCTGCCGGTCACGCTGGTCGAGGCCAGCCCCGAGATCGAGGTGATCGACCACGGCGACACGCTGCAGGTGCGCCTCACCCCGCCGCCGCGCAGCGGTCTCGACGACGACGGCGAGGCCGACCTCAACGACGACTGGGGACGCCGCTGGCAACCCAGCGCCGCCGAGCTGAAGGAGGCCGAGGCCCTGCGCGGTCTGACGCTGCTGCGCGACGAGCCGCAGCGCGCCCGCGTGATCCGCTACAGCGCGGCGCAGAAACGCGTCGCCCAGCTGGTCGGCGCCGGCCTCACGGTGCCCAAGTCGGCGGTCGCGCAGCTGCAGCCGGTGCTGCACAACCTGGGCGCGCATTTCCACATCCACGCCGACGAGCTGCAGGCCAGCCGCGAGGTGCCGGCCGATCCGCGCCTGCGCGCCGAGCTGACGCCCGAGGGCGACGGCGTGCGGCTGCGGCTGGTGGTGGCGCCGTTCGGCGACGACGGCCCGCGCCAGACACCCGGCCACGGCCGCGCCCGCCTGATCGCCGCGGTCAAGGGCGAGACGCTGGGCGCGCAGCGCGACTTGGCGGCCGAGCTCGGCCACCTCGAGACGGTGATGGACGCCTGCCCGATGCTCACGCCGCTGCCGGTGCCGCGCACGCCCGGCCAGCTGGTGCCGGCGCAGTGGGCGATCGAGAACGCCGATGCCACGCTGGCGCTGATCGAGCGCCTGCACAGCCTCAACGCGGTGGCCGCGCTCGACTGGCCGAAAGGCCGCTCGATCCGCGTCGACAGCGTCGGCATCGGCCAGCTCAGCGTGCAGGTCCAGTCCGGCAACGAATGGCTGGCGCTGCAGGGCGGCCTGCAGGTCGATGAGAAGCTGGTGTTCAGCCTCGGCCAGCTGCTCGACTGGAGCGACAGCTCCCGCAGCCGCTTCGTGCCGCTGGGCGAAGGCCGCTACCTGGCGCTGACCGAGGAGCTGCGCGCCCGCCTCGACGACCTCGCCGCCGTCGCCGAACTGCAGCGCAAGGCCGGCGAAACCACCGCCCGGCTCGCCCCGGTGGCCGCGGCCTGGCTCGACAGCGCGCTGGCCGGCGCCCAGGTGCAGACCGACGGCGCCTTCCAGGACCGGCTCGAAACCCTGGTGCGCGCGCAGCACTGGGCGCCCGGGCTGCCGGCCACGCTGCAGGCGCAGCTGCGGCCGTATCAGGAAGAAGGCTACCAATGGGCGATGCGGCTGGCCGAGGCCGGCCTGGGCGCGGTGCTGGCCGACGACATGGGCCTGGGCAAGACGCTGCAGGCGCTGGCCGTGCTGCTCGAGCGCGCCGCCGGCGGCCCCGCGCTGGTGGTGGCGCCGACCTCGCTGATCGGCAACTGGCAGGCCGAGGCGCGCCGCTTCGCACCCACGCTCAATCTGCTGGCCTACGCCGAAGGCGACGAACGCGGCAACCGCGACGCGCTGATCGAGGCCGCCGGCCCGGGCGACGTCATCGTCGTGTCCTACCAGATGCAGCAGGTCAACGCAGAGGCCTTTGCCGGACGCAGCTGGCACACGCTGGTGCTCGACGAGGCGCAGGCGATCAAGAACGCCGCGGCCAAGCGCAGCCAGGCGGCGTTCGAGCTGAGCGCGGGCTTCCGGCTGGCGCTGTCGGGCACGCCGATCGAGAACCGGCTGACCGAGCTGTGGTCGATCATGCGGGTCTGCAACCCCGGGCTGCTGGGCACGCTGGCGCAGTTCAACAGCCGCTTCGCGGTGCCGATCGAGCGCGACCGCCACCGCGGCGCCCAGCGCACGTTGCGCCGGCTGATCGCGCCCTTCATCCTGCGCCGCAGCAAGGCCGAGGTGCTCGACGACCTGCCCCCGCGCACCGAACAGACCCTGATGGTGCAAGGCAACGCCACCGAACAGGCCCACTACGAGGCGCTGCGCCGCCAGGCCCTGCGCGACGCCGAGCGGGCAATGAGCGCCGACGGCGCCGGCCAGGCGCACCTCAACATCCTGGCCCAGCTGATGCGCCTGCGGCGCGCCGCCTGCGACCCGCGGCTGGTCACGCCCGACCTGGTCCAGCCCGGCGCCAAGGTGATGGCGTTCGGCGAGCTGGCGGCCGAGCTGGTCGCCAACGGCCACAAGGCGCTGGTGTTCAGCCAGTTCGTCGACTTCCTGGCGCTGCTGCGCGAGCCGCTCGACGCCGCCGGCCTGCGCTACCAGTACCTCGACGGCAGCACGCCGTCGGCCGAGCGCACCCGGCGCGTCGCCGCCTTCCAGGCCGGTGAGGGCGATTTCTTCCTGATCAGCCTGAAGGCCGGCGGCTTCGGCCTGAACCTGACGGTGGCCGACTACGTCGTGATCGCCGACCCGTGGTGGAACCCCGCCGCCGAGGACCAGGCCAGCGGCCGCGCCCACCGCATCGGCCAGCAGCGGCCGGTGACGGTCTATCGGCTGGTCAACAAGGGCACGCTGGAGGAGAAGATCGTGGCGCTGCACGCGGACAAGCGCGAGCTCGCCGACAGCGTGCTCGAGGCCGACCGCGACGGCCGCCAGGGCGCCGGCGTGCTCAAGGTCGACGAACTGATGAGCCTGATGATGGGCTGA
- the pdxH gene encoding pyridoxamine 5'-phosphate oxidase: MKHIADLRKSYESGELDEAFAADTPLLQFDTWLQQALSAGLPEPNAMTVATVSADGRPSTRVVLIKGYDSRGIVWYTNYKSRKGQELAGNPFAALQFHWVTQERVVRIEGRVEKTSAEESDAYYDSRPLDSRLGAWASPQSQPIGSRAVLVANAARTAAQYGLHPPRPPHWGGYRLVPDRWEFWQGRKSRLHDRLVYRLVDGTWLRERLAP, encoded by the coding sequence ATGAAGCACATCGCAGACCTGCGCAAGAGTTACGAGAGCGGCGAACTCGACGAGGCCTTCGCCGCCGACACCCCGCTGCTCCAGTTCGACACATGGCTGCAGCAGGCGCTGTCGGCCGGCCTGCCCGAGCCCAACGCCATGACGGTGGCCACCGTGTCCGCCGATGGCCGGCCGTCGACACGCGTGGTGCTGATCAAGGGCTACGACTCGCGCGGCATCGTCTGGTACACCAACTACAAGAGCCGCAAGGGCCAGGAACTGGCGGGCAACCCGTTTGCCGCACTGCAGTTCCATTGGGTGACACAGGAGCGCGTGGTGCGCATCGAAGGCCGGGTCGAAAAGACCAGCGCCGAGGAGTCGGACGCCTACTACGACTCGCGCCCGCTCGATTCGCGGCTGGGCGCATGGGCGTCGCCGCAGAGCCAGCCGATCGGCTCGCGCGCCGTGCTGGTGGCCAACGCGGCACGCACGGCGGCCCAATACGGCCTGCATCCGCCGCGCCCGCCGCATTGGGGCGGCTATCGACTGGTTCCCGATCGCTGGGAGTTCTGGCAGGGACGCAAGTCGCGCCTGCACGACCGGCTGGTCTACCGGCTGGTCGACGGCACCTGGCTGCGCGAACGCCTGGCGCCCTGA
- the eda gene encoding bifunctional 4-hydroxy-2-oxoglutarate aldolase/2-dehydro-3-deoxy-phosphogluconate aldolase, with protein MNTLSLASHGPVIPVIVLDRVEDAVPLARALVAGGVRVLEVTLRTAAALKCIEAMIAEVPDAIVGAGTIRSVADARAVKALGCQFAVSPGYTSEIGRACLDIGLPLLPGVSTASEVMMANADGYQFLKLFPATAVGGVNLLKAFASPFHDVAFCPTGGITLETAPQFLSLPNVKVCGGSWLTPADAVKSGDWARITKLASETHALRA; from the coding sequence ATGAACACACTCAGCCTCGCCAGCCACGGCCCCGTGATCCCCGTCATCGTGCTCGACCGCGTCGAGGACGCCGTGCCGCTGGCGCGCGCCCTGGTCGCCGGCGGCGTGCGCGTGCTGGAGGTGACGCTGCGCACCGCCGCCGCGCTGAAATGCATCGAGGCCATGATCGCCGAGGTGCCCGACGCCATCGTCGGCGCCGGCACCATCCGCTCGGTGGCCGATGCCCGCGCCGTCAAGGCACTGGGCTGCCAGTTCGCCGTCAGCCCGGGTTACACCAGCGAGATCGGCCGCGCCTGCCTCGACATCGGCCTGCCGCTGCTGCCCGGCGTGTCGACCGCCAGCGAGGTCATGATGGCCAACGCCGACGGCTACCAGTTCCTCAAGCTCTTCCCGGCCACCGCGGTCGGCGGCGTCAATCTGCTGAAGGCCTTTGCCAGCCCCTTCCACGACGTCGCGTTCTGCCCCACCGGCGGCATCACGCTCGAGACCGCGCCGCAGTTCCTGTCGCTGCCCAACGTCAAGGTCTGCGGCGGCTCCTGGCTGACGCCGGCCGATGCGGTCAAGTCGGGCGACTGGGCCCGCATCACCAAGCTGGCGAGCGAGACGCACGCGCTGCGCGCCTGA
- the msbA gene encoding lipid A export permease/ATP-binding protein MsbA → MQSKETARRLLSYLRPHKLEFGLGILCFFLSAAVEPLIPALLKELLDQGFKPEQTIPTWIMPVIVIGLFAGRGFLSFCGTYLFSSSTSKAVLTLRRELLGAVMRADASLYNSLSPGVAASRVINDPQNATATLGGAVVTVLRNGTTLVAMLGYLFYLNWQLTLVTFAIAPLLALVVRRVQQRVHRLSRSSYELQHRLIGIVDDITRAWRVVRTFGAAEFEQKRFDTEAQLFRRVTLKSVAAGATMTPLTQIVASIGVAVILTLALIEARQGQATVGDFIAFITAMLLTISPMKHLTDVSQPITSGLVGAGACFDLIDTPPEPDRGSRDVPTDTAARDIRFERVALSYPGSEQKALAGIDLAIPEGRTIALVGPSGSGKTTVINTLLGFVAPTSGAVTLAGIDLQEIRKASLRSQFAVVSQDIVLFDGSIADNVAYVQPKDPARIEQCLKAANLWEFVQRSPDGIETLVGSNGSRLSGGQRQRLAIARALYKDARIWVFDEATSALDTESERVVQQSIEQWHGNKTLILIAHRLSTVRNADCIYVLADGRVLEQGSHAELMTRSGLYASMVQAQAVE, encoded by the coding sequence ATGCAATCCAAAGAGACCGCCCGCCGCCTGCTGAGCTATCTGCGGCCGCACAAGCTCGAGTTCGGCCTCGGCATCCTGTGTTTCTTCCTGTCCGCGGCGGTCGAGCCGCTGATCCCGGCGCTGCTCAAGGAGCTGCTCGACCAGGGCTTCAAGCCCGAGCAGACGATCCCGACCTGGATCATGCCGGTGATCGTGATCGGGCTGTTCGCCGGGCGCGGTTTCCTGTCGTTCTGTGGCACCTACCTGTTTTCATCGTCGACCTCGAAGGCGGTGCTGACGCTGCGCCGCGAGCTGCTCGGCGCGGTGATGCGCGCCGACGCCAGCCTCTACAACTCGCTGAGCCCGGGCGTGGCCGCCTCGCGTGTCATCAACGATCCGCAGAACGCCACCGCCACGCTCGGCGGCGCGGTGGTCACGGTGCTGCGCAACGGCACCACGCTGGTGGCGATGCTCGGTTATCTGTTCTATCTGAACTGGCAGCTCACGCTGGTGACCTTCGCGATCGCGCCGCTGCTGGCGCTGGTGGTGCGGCGGGTGCAGCAGCGGGTGCACCGACTCAGCCGGTCGTCGTACGAGCTGCAGCACCGGCTGATCGGCATCGTCGACGACATCACGCGCGCCTGGCGGGTGGTGCGCACCTTCGGCGCCGCCGAGTTCGAGCAGAAGCGCTTCGACACCGAAGCCCAGCTGTTTCGCCGCGTCACGCTCAAGAGCGTGGCCGCCGGCGCCACCATGACGCCGCTGACGCAGATCGTCGCCAGCATCGGCGTGGCGGTGATCCTGACGCTGGCGCTGATCGAGGCGCGCCAGGGTCAGGCGACGGTGGGCGACTTCATCGCCTTCATCACCGCGATGCTGCTGACGATCTCGCCGATGAAGCATCTGACCGACGTTTCCCAGCCCATCACCTCCGGCCTGGTCGGCGCGGGGGCCTGCTTCGACCTGATCGACACCCCGCCCGAGCCCGACCGCGGCAGCCGCGACGTGCCCACCGACACGGCGGCGCGCGACATCCGCTTCGAGCGCGTGGCGCTGAGCTATCCGGGCTCGGAACAGAAGGCATTGGCCGGCATCGACCTGGCCATCCCCGAGGGCCGCACGATCGCGCTGGTCGGGCCGTCGGGCTCGGGCAAGACCACCGTCATCAACACGCTGCTGGGTTTCGTCGCGCCCACCAGCGGCGCGGTGACGCTGGCCGGCATCGACCTCCAGGAGATCCGCAAGGCCTCGCTGCGCAGCCAGTTCGCGGTGGTGTCGCAGGACATCGTGCTGTTCGACGGCTCGATCGCCGACAACGTGGCCTATGTGCAGCCCAAGGATCCGGCGCGCATCGAGCAGTGCCTGAAGGCAGCCAATCTGTGGGAGTTCGTGCAGCGCTCGCCCGACGGCATCGAGACGCTGGTCGGCAGCAACGGCAGCCGGCTGTCGGGCGGCCAGCGCCAGCGCCTGGCGATCGCGCGGGCGCTCTACAAGGACGCGCGCATCTGGGTCTTCGATGAAGCCACCTCGGCGCTCGACACCGAAAGCGAGCGCGTGGTGCAGCAGTCGATCGAGCAGTGGCACGGCAACAAGACGCTGATCCTGATCGCGCATCGGCTCAGCACGGTGCGCAACGCCGATTGCATCTACGTGCTGGCCGACGGCCGCGTGCTGGAGCAAGGCTCGCACGCCGAGCTGATGACACGCAGCGGGCTCTACGCCAGCATGGTGCAGGCCCAGGCGGTGGAATGA
- a CDS encoding nucleotidyltransferase family protein has protein sequence MTAVRGLPMVVVLAAGRGERFDGEGHKLAQSLGHTSVLAATLEQVLAAGLPCVVVTTAALVPLAQQVVAARDIVLLPPVGTHTHEPLGMGYSIATGVSARAHANGWMVLPGDMPLVRPETLRQVAHAMSQYPVVYAQHRGRRGHPVGFSAELYTELVTLSGDEGARRLIARYPAHGIEVDDPGVLLDVDTQADLLAARSAQLNLRLPTAPEAGATA, from the coding sequence ATGACCGCTGTCCGTGGCTTGCCGATGGTGGTGGTGCTTGCCGCAGGTCGGGGCGAACGCTTCGACGGCGAAGGGCACAAGCTGGCTCAGTCGCTGGGCCACACCAGCGTGCTGGCCGCCACGCTCGAGCAGGTGCTGGCCGCCGGATTGCCGTGTGTCGTGGTCACCACCGCGGCGCTGGTGCCGCTGGCCCAGCAGGTGGTGGCGGCGCGCGACATCGTGCTGCTGCCGCCGGTGGGCACGCACACCCACGAGCCGCTCGGCATGGGCTATTCGATCGCCACCGGCGTGAGCGCACGCGCGCATGCCAACGGCTGGATGGTGCTGCCGGGCGACATGCCGCTGGTGCGGCCCGAAACGCTGCGCCAGGTGGCGCATGCCATGAGCCAGTACCCGGTGGTCTACGCCCAGCACCGCGGCCGGCGGGGTCATCCGGTGGGCTTCTCGGCCGAGCTCTACACCGAACTCGTCACGCTCAGCGGCGACGAGGGCGCACGCCGTCTGATCGCACGCTATCCGGCGCACGGGATCGAGGTCGACGACCCCGGTGTCCTGCTCGATGTCGACACGCAGGCCGACCTGCTCGCGGCACGCAGTGCCCAGCTCAACCTGCGCTTGCCGACTGCGCCAGAGGCTGGCGCCACGGCGTGA
- a CDS encoding gamma-glutamylcyclotransferase yields MPMTSDQALPDTATHIAAHTTALTALHAAQARRRALDQVREQMRGRSEFWVFAYASLIWKPAFEPAEQRIARVWGHHRALQMHSRLDRGTAQRPGLVFALLPGGSCQGLVQRVHRPDDDATLELLWSREMDTGVYRPRWLNCQTAHGPVHALSFTLSRRSPSHAGDLSESQLLEILRHARGRYGRTLDYLLHTAHALQALGIRDTDVQRLVALAQRHRLLDGDAPHALTPWRQPLAQSASAG; encoded by the coding sequence ATGCCCATGACGTCCGATCAGGCCCTCCCCGACACCGCGACACACATCGCGGCACACACGACGGCGCTCACCGCCCTGCACGCCGCGCAGGCACGCAGGCGCGCACTCGACCAGGTGCGCGAGCAGATGCGCGGACGCAGCGAGTTCTGGGTCTTCGCCTACGCGTCGCTGATCTGGAAACCCGCGTTCGAACCGGCCGAGCAGCGCATCGCGCGGGTCTGGGGTCATCACCGGGCGCTGCAGATGCATTCACGGCTGGATCGCGGCACGGCGCAGCGTCCGGGCCTGGTGTTCGCACTGTTGCCGGGCGGTTCGTGCCAGGGTCTGGTGCAGCGGGTGCACCGACCCGACGATGACGCCACCCTCGAACTGCTCTGGTCACGCGAGATGGACACCGGCGTCTACCGCCCGCGCTGGCTGAACTGCCAGACCGCCCACGGCCCGGTGCACGCGCTGTCGTTCACGCTGTCGCGCCGCAGCCCGAGCCATGCCGGCGACCTGAGCGAGTCGCAACTGCTCGAGATCCTGCGCCACGCCCGCGGCCGCTACGGTCGCACGCTCGATTACCTGCTGCACACCGCGCACGCCTTGCAGGCGCTGGGCATCCGCGACACCGACGTGCAGCGCCTGGTCGCGCTGGCGCAGCGCCATCGGCTGCTCGACGGCGACGCGCCGCATGCCCTCACGCCGTGGCGCCAGCCTCTGGCGCAGTCGGCAAGCGCAGGTTGA